Sequence from the Megalops cyprinoides isolate fMegCyp1 chromosome 4, fMegCyp1.pri, whole genome shotgun sequence genome:
AGCTATTCTCTCTTTTCCCTGGCTCTCTCAATTCACAACTTTACTGGCATAAATTTTGTTTACGTATAACTACAGTGGCAAAACCTACACAGGAGAGATGTCCAGGCTTGCCAAGGTGGTGTTCGGCACTCTGCGTAGTGTGGCGCTCTTAGTAGTTAGATTAGCTACTATGTCCTCTCAACATCTGCGACAAACATTGTGATCACgccagtagctagctagctgccaaCTGTACATTAACCTCAATGGTTGAATGTTCAGCCAGATACATGTAAAGTCGTCGCATACTATTCAGGATATTCGCGGCAGTTGATAACATTCATAGGCCTAGACATTTAAACTCATAAGGTCACTACGACATTCTGGTAACAGGGATAGAGGGATACCGTTTACCCAGTTTACTAGCTCGCAAGatagttatttttgttttgcacatttgcacATCCCTAGTGTATGATTCAGGGGCATCAAGTTACACTGAACCAAGTTGCAAGATGAAATGGCTTGCTAGCCAGCAGCTAACCAAATGCAGCGGGCTTACCTCGTCCTGTTCCGGAGAAATATGAGTTTGATTAGCGGGTGGGTGAAATTCACCAACCCGTCTTTGCAGATGCTAGTCACTTTCAGCCTATGATCTAGAATATGCAGGTCCATCTCCGCTTCGCGAGCTAGTTGTTGTAAACAACGCTATCCCGGAGACAAAATACCTCAGCGCGTTTCTTCCCGGGGAGTTTTGCAAAATATTCCCCGGACAGCGATGCTTTAAACGAACGGGACACCTTATTTCGCATTCCCGAGCGCCTGACAACCACGGGTATACGATTCTTTCAGAAAGTCTTACATCAGTCAcgaatgaagaaaaaacatgcGACGCAACTTGATCCACAACgacattcaaataaaacatggcCCATGAAATGACACGCCCCCTCGGTCTTAAAGGGGTACgttgttttctttaaaatctACTACAGTACAGAGAAATGCTAGAAGCACAGTAATATGCGGAGGGACTCTCCTTCTCTGACAATATACTTAGTGTTATTGATGAAGGAccttttaatgtattttgatttCAATCAGTTTTATTGATGCTCATGGATACATGTTCTTCTAGAGCATCTAAAACTATATGTCATTATTAGATGTACATGTGTAATTTCTGATATTACGTTAAATACCATTACAAATTAACAGGCACGATTAAACATTTAGAAGTAAAATTTGAACCTAAAACTTCTCTTAGGGTTAAAGTTAAATTTAGagtaaaataattatgaataatttagATAATCCCAGATTAGTTGAGCCAGAAATTACCTATCCTAGTGATAAATGATCACATTATCATACAAAACATCCTGATAAAATCAATGTGAAACGTAGTTATGTCACTGCAACacttattattttaaataatcacattttcaaacccAATTAATACGAACATCACACACAGCTTCACGTACAAATTTATTGATTTGGTTTTGGTTTAGGACGCACGTGCGGGCGTGAGCGAGTATTAAGAGTGTAAAAGAACAATAagggaaaacaaataaacaatccGGATCATTTCATCTACGCATCAAAAAATGGTGCGCAGGGAGATTGCTGTGTGTGAAGCCGTGTTTTCTTGTCTTTATGGTGGGCTATCGGTACTACAAATTTGGGAGTAGACCAGCAGGAGAACAATTTTCACAGCGCCCATCTCCTCGGCTGAATGAAACGCCTCATACCGTAGACATGAGTGAGAAGCCATCTGTTCCCAGCTGCCAGTCCAGCTGTAAAGAGCACAGTGAGTAAACAAACCTAATCACATTGTTGGCTCAGCCTGAGCCTTACAGGCTGTCATAACTGTATACTAGCTCTGCCTCTCATGCATCAGTTTCTGCTTTGCACAGCAGCTTGCAAAGCACTGAATGGTGTTAAGGCCAGAGATGGCTGTGGACTGCACCAGCATCCTCCATTTATGCCACTCTTACAGCAGGAAAGAGTCATTTAGTCAAGTTCTTAGGGTTAAAGTCAGatcaaaaaatgattttagcTTGTGCCTTTTAACAAAGCGCACAAACAAGCAACCACATGTATGGATGTGTATTTGTTGCAAAAGATTATACAGATTTTGgacattaattaaatgattcTGTCATCAGTTTGACTGATTAATGATTGACTACAATATGCTCAAGGGACTTTGAAAAGTACATAAGCACTACGGTCACCAGTAGTGAGAGCCACATATGATGACTTAACCAGTTGGATGTCAAGCAtagcaagaaagaaaaacacagaaagaagcCATTGTGCCCTGCTTAtcaagaaaacaacacattcaagaaatttgtactgtatatttctgGCTGAACTTGGTCACCATGGTGAGTGTCAACTGGATTGTTCACAGCCAGCAGTTTCTAATCTGGCAAAACGTTGCTGCCAAAGACAGTGTGCCAATAATAAACTACAATCTGGGAGATTATGAGTAAAAACACCTGGCCAAAAATCGAGGCATCATCACGCTCCATCTTAACAATTTTTGCACTGCCAGTTCCACTGCATCAGTATTGCACAATTGCAACCACCTACGCATAAGTAGTTTCACTGTGACAAGGCAGCGTCTCTAGTCATTGTTTGTAGGGCAGACAGCCACACAGGGACCTGGTGTTTACCACTGTACATCAATGTATCAAAACCGAAATGGTGTAAGGAAAATGTCAGGTGGATGAACCAACAGTAAAGTCAAGTTCTCTGTAGAGATTTGTGGGGATTATGTAGACCCTCCTGAGGTCGTTGCCAGTATGTATTTGCTATAAGTAGGCTCTATAAGAACAATAAGTGAGGAGCTTCAAAGGCAGAATCTACATCCTTGTATTAATTATGCATCATAAACACATAGCTTATAGCACTTCCAGTGGTGGCTGCAGACAGTACTGGTTAATCACTTCTACAGTGGACACCTTCAGTCTTACCCCTGGCCACCTATTATGCATCCCTCTAGCTGAATTGTAGAAAGAGGTGGATAAATTAGGGTTTGTCTCTCTGCAATCACTGCTGTATTAATGCAGAGTACCGGGTTGTAACAAATACTGTGGTAAATTCATGACGACCAAGATTactttttgcactacaagttGCCCAGTGCTCTACAGTGAGGTAAGCGCCGATGGGAGGATTGATGCAGGTCACCAACATCACCTGAGCAATGTACAGGTGTCTGACGAGTCACAGGGTACGTAAGAGTGGTGATATAAGCAGCCCCTGCCAACATGGCAGTCTGTATCCTCAGAGAAACGACACCAATTTActctgtgggctcccagtcagTGTCcactgatgacacagctgggaatcctgccatagagctcagcttgcgcTAATTGCAAAACTTCTCCACTGAGCTACTCTGGAGCCCCAGCTTTGTTGATGACAAATGTTAATCAGAGAAgttaaatttatttcatgtcCATTAAATACAATGACAGTGTACCTGCTGATGAGATATTTTGGAATCTTCTTGACGATATACAGTACTTCAGTTTGTCAAGGGCATAAGAGGCAATTTCCTGCTGATGCTGAGTAAAGATAATGAAATGATAATCAGGAGAAACATGAATCATGTCTGAAAGGGGAGGAGAAATAAACCCATTGTGACTAGATAAAGCCATCAATCAACCTTTAACATACTTCTCAGACCTCAAAATAGCCATTGAAACACACCACATATTTGCAAACTGTACTTCTTGAAAGCAAGGTTGGATGGAAAGTGTGCAAAAGAACAATAAGGAGTAAATTATATCAAGCGTATAACAGATAAATACAAGACACAAAATGCTACAAACAAGTGTTTATTTTGCGCATAATTCCATGATTCCTCAGTGATCACACATGTTGATTAAAACAATTGGGTACATCCACACTCAAGACAGTCTGCCTACAATACAGACATCAGCTCTCGAATGATGTGAATAGACTTGATAACAGTCAAGTTCTCCCTGATTGAAGAGCTTATTGCACACAGATTTTCCACAGCACCACAAAACTGCAGGCTGATGGGCTCTAATGCCATTTTATAAATCCATTAATGTAAACATTCACTACATATTCCTAATAGCTTGATATTACTCAGTCCCAGCTCTCTCATTGGGtaaataataaagcaaatagctactgcaaataaaatataagtatGGGGTATACCCCGCCAACGCATAATTTGGCGGAGTGCATACCCACCATCCCAGTTGTCTGCAAAGCTATACACATGCATTGTTGACCAGGTTAAGTGTTACTATAGCAGTTCAGAGATCCATGCTTGGATGGTCCCAATTTGTCAAATATAAATCATCATTAACAAGCACAAATCTTCATAAATTGGAATGATTCATATGGCTCAATAATCACCTTGGCAGTATGTGATATGTTCACAAAATGTAGTTAAGACAacatgaaaccattttattaaatataatcatAAAAGAACAGCCTCTACTTTGATACAAATGATAACTGGAAAGCTGGTACAGATATGGGGTCTTCTGCTGATACATTCCAACTCAAATATACTTCTCAAAAACTTTATGCATACTATACAAATGAGCACTTCAGCCACTTATTAAGTTGATTCTGGTTGCATTTAACAGTAAGTGGATATCTGCTGGGTGCTCCTGGCTGAAAAAGATGCAACAGATGTTTCAAACATGACTTCTTTCAAGTATTTTTACTGCAATCAGGAGTGAGTCGATTAGTTCGCTTTTAAGCCCCCCAGTTGCATGCACCCCATCATACAGATACCCAGGGAGCCTATTCCTAGGAGTCCTTCATCAGCAAGACAGAATGGGGGCACTAATCTTTATCTTGCATTGATTGTGCTAGGCTATTTTGTAGTAGCATTATGTTGCATAACTGATGATTATTTTTCCCCAGTGCTGTCTAATTATCACTTTTTATAGGTccttattaatttatatttgtacTTGTGTACaagtcataaataataaatttccCTGGCTAATGGAGTCTCCTAAATGACActttaataatacaaaaaactTGTTTAACCATCTCAGTTGAACAGAGCAGACTTCTTCATTCATATAACTTTAACGGCTGATATCTACAAAGTTGTTCAACTTGTTTCCTTGAATTCTGCCGTGGAGGCTGTCCAAATAAATTTCTCCACCTAAACTCTTACATTAATCAATATAAATCAAATGTCAAGTTGAATACTGAATACAGGCATGTTAACTGCTCAGTTGGCAGCAAGATCTACCCCAAACTGATACCACTCATATCAGCAGGGTTTGCATGTAATCTGGAATATTCTATCAAAGTATCATCAAATCGATAACACTCTAAATGGGGAAGTGAAGTCACATTGgtccaaaataaaataattacctGTTGATTGTCCATGCATAATGACAATATGCTTTTATGACTCCAGGAGAGGGAATCTTGCCTTCATTAGGTCTTCCTGCAGCACTTCATCTTAAGATGATTTGCAATttcaattcaacattttttttactcttctGTGTGTCTAACTATACCCAGTGCTTGAAATACATGAATATTGTTGGTTTTTTACATCTTCTGAATGTTTTTCCCTGAACGTCTTCAGGGAAGCATTCAGAATGGTTTTTACACATAGCAGCCTATGAATAGTTTAAGAGTGAAGGGTTTATCTAGTTAGTAGTTATTGGTCCAACTGGTGCAATAGCTATTAGCCCAAACACTAGCACAAGATGAACACTTGAGTGGCAAAGCACTGAGATGAAGGTTTAAAACAGGGGAACTCAACCCTGGTCAAGTAGAACTGCGGTGCCTGCAGGCTTTCATCCCATCTGAGCCTTAACCATATGGATTGCGATCCTCCCGGGCAGAAGTTGAGTAGCCCTGGTTTAGGATGTCTTTAATTCCCACCAATGCATGACTGCAAAATACCTTGCACACACAGCCCAACCACAGATAAATTACAGCAATGCTTGGATACACATCAACGTAGTGGCGGCCCATTCTGGACCAACAAATGAGTTCAAGAAGGGCATGCACTGGCATGGATTAAGCACTTCCTTTGAGCTCTGAGGTTGGTGACCTTGGCAACCATATTAATGAAAAGGGGGTAGGTCATTACTTCTGGGTTTTGTCACCTTCACAGCTCAGAGCAAACTGAAAATAGTATACATCCAGCAGTTCTTCCTGTCCTTCTCTTTGTGCTAGCATGTTCTTGTGGAGTAGACAACTTTGTTACCATGAGTTACTGCAGAGGCGAGCTCTTCAGGGGGATCATGATTCTGGACTCCATGCTTCGGATCAATGGCACTGAAAAGACAGCAGTGCTGGTTGAGTTGAAACAGAATAGTCCCCATTTCAAAGTGAAACTTCATGTGCAACATATGCTAGAATTGAGTGCTTGTTTTTATAATCACAAAACATTTGCTATATGTATTCAGCAGTGTTTTGCGGTGATAAGTAAAATAAGAGACAAAAAGCTGGCCTGCAGTCACATGTTGAAAATGGTTTCCCTTCACCAGCTACCACAATATCTACTTGAGTTGGAGTAGTGCAGGGTTGTCAAACAAGTCCTGGAGGGCTTCCCCTGGCTTAGTATGTCTAATTGTTCAATTAGTCATATGCTTATAGCCCACATGAATTTCCAAAAATGCACTGCCATGGAATATTTTAGTATGGGGCACAAATATAATCTTAAAACGCAGGCAAACTTTCttaaagatgtttaaaaaagttGCAAATCATTGCTAGTGAAGCAATTAAAAGCAGAGGTCTAATCAAATCTAGCATACCCATGACTCCCTCAGAGTGGTGCTTTACTTAATGACTCTAGGAAGCAAGCATGACCAGATAGCCTTTTGACATTTTCCAAATTCATCCTCGGCGTGTATTTCGTAATCCCTGTCAACTGACTAATTTTAAACTAACTCTCCCTCtgctgtatgcatgtgtgcatgcaatGTGCGTGAAAGGTTACTTTCCTTGCAAATGACAGACATTTAGTTTTTGTGTTGCAGCAcggaaagtgttttttttcttaccagtGTAATACACAGCCGAATCCCAGCCCGGCTTCTGCCAAGCAGCGCTACGTGTGTCCTCTCTGGACTGCAGATCCTTATACGCTGCAGTCAGGACCCATAGGACAAAtagtaaataaaacacatttacaatcGCTAACACACTTTCACATTTCTTTGTATGTCCTCTGTATATAGTGAGTGTGATGGTTCTAGGAGACAGTTaactaaatacattttaactacACAGCTACACTAGTTAACATTTagttaatacatttaaatacctTGGGTGGGGGAACTCACCCCACAAGTGGTGGACGACATACAAATCTCCGATCTGTGTGAAGAATCCACCAACTGCTTCCTGGTTTTCTTGACGGTGCTTGATGGCACGTGCccttgtgaaatgtgaatgtagTTAACTAACGTGACTAACATGACACAAGAAGCTTATCAAATGCATGCCTCTGGAGTAGCAATGCAAACCTTTTTAAACCATGTGTTAGTTTCTTTATATGGTGCACTGAAATAATTAAGGAATATGACACTCACCAATGATTACCCCATTCAATCATTGTCCCTGGCTGcaagagaaaggcagaaaacacaaatgcagtaaCAGATTGCACTGTAGTGTTTTTTCTGTCAGTAGGAAAGCCACATACCCCACATATTCCTTTTATCTCTTGATCAAGAGTTGCATGCTTGACTTTGAAAAGATGAGAGATGGCAAACCTCTTTCAATACCTAACTTTTATagagctgacaaaaaaaaaaaaaaaaattcctcaaaCGGGTTACTCTAGCTATCAGCATTTTGTCTTCAGGGCGTCTAGCCTCCATTTTCAACAACACTACTTACCtttaatgctatttttttcaaacatagTAAAatcatttaactttattttactCAAAGTTACAGTTCGACTCTGGCTATTTATGTCCAACAACACATAACTTTCACTGAAAGTGTGTATGAATAATGACAAACACTTGTAGCTACAACACTTTTCCTGGAAAGCCACTTCACCAGTACATATCTGATCGAGCCAGATCTTATCAAAAAATTGTTGTCTTAACTGCATCGACTTAGTTTCCTTCCCCTGTTTTGCAAGTGCCCGTGGTTTAACCAGACCATAAACCTGCTGGATCATAACCCTCCAGGACAGATGAAGCCCTGTTACACAGTCAAACAGGCTGGCTTAGTTTGATGTGGCCACTGACCAGGTGAGAAGTTAGCTACCTTGAGTCTGTAGGTGCGCATTTCATAGATGTTGGGTCCACTTCTGGGTGCAGGTTCATTCCAGAAACTAAACTCAAGGAGAAGCTGGTTCCGTCGTGAGATCAGCATCTTGCTCCTTTCCTTACGGAACTCCAGGTACTCCTAGGGAGATGCCGAAAAGGCATGTCACTACTTCTCATATGGAATTGAAAGAAAACTTGTTAAATGGGCAGGGTTCTGAGTATAGCAAAATGTCCCCACTAAATGGTCTATTATGTTATGTCTATCATatccttcaaaacaaaaatgatgggGCAACCACTGTGCGATTCCGGGACAACCCTGAGAATACACTTGACTCATTCAAAGGAAGGGGACTTGCTATCAGGGCACGTGTAAATTTTGCATGCTAAACCTCATTGGTTTTAGGtgtcaaaatgtatatttcagcCAAAGTGAAACCATGTATATATGGAATTTACCTTATTCTGCTTCAGCTTGTTTAAGCACTCAGTCAAGGCTGGGTAGCCACCTGAGTACCGCCAGAGGTGCACTGCAACAAAATAACAGCAGGTGTCACTGTTGCGCTTTCAGACCTCATAAAATAGTCAGCAGTAATTTGCCGACTGCCCACTGTCCAAGCAGAAAAAACTGTTACACAAGACacttatgcatttaaaaatatttttatatttaatatatcgGAAATTTAAGTTTGTTCATTATATCAACTAGCCCAACTAGCCTACTGTTACTGtaaatttaagatgttttaaaagttattattattccttCTCACCAGCCTGGTCTTGCTCTCCATACCAAGTGTTCCAGCTTCCTACAACTTCACACGGGTAGTCCTTGTCACAGTGAAGACGGTTCTGCACTTCTGCCCTGCATCAGTGAGTGACAAAAGACTACTGACCTGTGGAGGAAGAACTGCACCATCTAAGACTAGGAGCAAACATCCAGGAAGGAACCATTTCATGAAACAGAGCCATAGACTTAGTCATAATGAACACAAAAGCTTCACTCACGACAGGCTATTATAGGCCTCCAGGCACTCCGGCTTTACATTGTGAACTGCAAGGGAAAGGGGAACAGTTTATAGCTGGTGAGAACTCTACAGACAGTCAGAGAACACAAAGCAGAATATTTTTAGTAACCTAATGATATTAGCAGTGCTACAATTTTGAAATGTCCATGCTAGTTGAAATGCCTGAGCTAGTTCCCGGGTATGTGTTGAACTAGTTCAACACTCTGAAAAGAACTAAGGGGCAAAGAAATTCTAAAACCAAACTATATAAAGACTTGAAACAGAaccatatgcatatatatggaATATATGATATTTAGCTCTACGTATAATGGTGTTCAGCTCTTAATAGATGGAATGGTATTCAGATGatcagaaaatactgaaaaatacagacGCAGGGATATAGACAGACTGTCTACAGAGAGCTAGATAGGAGTGAAATGACCTGTTTTGGTCTTGCTTTTCCTGATGCTTTACCCATTTCATATTTATCAATTCCATACTCAAAACCACAAGTATACTTCTACCAGTGATCAAATTCTTGTATTGTTTGCAATCCTTCAACATTTAAGTCCATGGACATCTGTTATGGAAAATGTGagatttccatttgttttttgaacTGACAAAGACTTTCTTGAAACCATAAAACCATGTGAAGGAACCTGCATTTCAAAATTAACCATATGACACTCGAAGACAGACATATTACAGTTAATATATGAGAAAGGTatcatgaaataataatgaacaatatTCATTTACACTAGAGCTGTTGCAAGTAGACTAAAGGCCACAGTATGTCATggttttacaatgtttttgctgtttacTTGGATGGATACTGCATTAAAATCCAAGCAAATTCTTAATATTTGTCACACAGGACTACAAAACATGTTATGGGCCCAATAAAAGGGTTAAGTGCGAAAAGTAACAACAGGTGGAGGTGATTTAACACTGTAAGTCTGTTTCACAACTGCCAAGTTATGTTGCATCATCATTTTGAACACCACAGAAATTGAAAACATGCTTGTATCTGTGTGAAGCGAACTTAATAATCAGACTCTactcacactgcattttatacaAGTTGCTAGTCTCTTTCTTTGACAGCAGGTTGGAATGGGCATCTTTCCTGGGGTCAACTTTGTGCACAAAAAGGGATCGGAACCAGTTCTTGTcgtttttctctgaaaaaccTCTAAAAAGGGAGCACAAAATTGATAACTTAGATTCGAaagtatagtttttttttagcaatccCATGGAATCTGAGACAAGACATTAATACACCCAGTGCAGCGTGAGCCATGATAGTTGTGTAACTAAA
This genomic interval carries:
- the nipsnap1 gene encoding protein NipSnap homolog 1, which produces MAATWCLKLGKRQQPLFKNSFQLLLLQRGFSEKNDKNWFRSLFVHKVDPRKDAHSNLLSKKETSNLYKMQFHNVKPECLEAYNSLSAEVQNRLHCDKDYPCEVVGSWNTWYGEQDQAVHLWRYSGGYPALTECLNKLKQNKEYLEFRKERSKMLISRRNQLLLEFSFWNEPAPRSGPNIYEMRTYRLKPGTMIEWGNHWARAIKHRQENQEAVGGFFTQIGDLYVVHHLWAYKDLQSREDTRSAAWQKPGWDSAVYYTVPLIRSMESRIMIPLKSSPLQ